A single window of Synechococcus sp. C9 DNA harbors:
- a CDS encoding DUF3592 domain-containing protein: MSDRQFLWIFGGIFAGVGAIFFAVGLVFLHHTRTFLATAATAPGEVIALERRGGYHPVVQFQLPDGEPMRFAGQVGQSVEVLYNPEQPRSARIRSFLELWFVATLFTSMGGLFLLIGGVPLLSQFRPR, encoded by the coding sequence ATGTCCGACCGCCAGTTTCTTTGGATTTTTGGGGGCATCTTTGCCGGAGTTGGGGCAATTTTTTTTGCCGTTGGGTTGGTTTTTTTGCACCACACCCGCACCTTTTTGGCAACAGCGGCGACTGCACCGGGGGAGGTCATCGCCCTAGAACGCAGGGGGGGTTATCATCCCGTTGTGCAATTTCAATTACCGGACGGGGAACCGATGCGATTTGCCGGTCAGGTGGGGCAATCCGTAGAGGTGTTGTACAACCCGGAGCAACCTCGTTCGGCTCGCATTCGCAGTTTTTTAGAACTTTGGTTTGTCGCCACCCTTTTCACTAGCATGGGGGGATTATTCCTACTCATTGGCGGGGTGCCCCTG